The Streptomyces armeniacus genomic interval GGGCTCCGGCTTCCAGTCGGCGATGTACCGGCGGCTGGAGTTCCTGCTCGGCGAGAAGTCCGCGTCGATGCTGGTGCCGCACCGCGGGGCGCCGCGCGTGTACGGCGAGTTGGAGAAGGCGCTGCACGAGCCGAGCCTGTACGACGAGGTGCTGCGCTTCCTCGCGCGGCGCGGCGAGGACGTGCCGGACGAGGTGCTGGAGCGCGACCTGGCGGCGCGCCACGAGCCGCATCCGGCGGTCGAGGCGGTGTGGGCCCGCGCGTACGCGGGGGACCAGGGCAGCGACGTCGTACGGCTCGGGGAGGCGCTGACGGAGGTCGCCGAGCTGGTGTGGCGCTGGCGCAACGACCACCTGGTGGCCACCCGGCGCGCGATGGGCAGCAAGACGGGCACGGGCGGCTCGGCGGGGGTGGCCTGGCTGGAGAAGCGGGCGGCGAAGAACGTGTTCCCCGAGCTGTGGACGGCGCGCAGCCATGTCTGAGCCCACGGCCCACGGCCCCACCGACCCCGCTGGTCCCACCGGATCCGCGCAGCCGCCCGTCGACCTGGCCGACGAGGCCGCCAAGCTCGACGCAGGCGACGAACTCGCCGCCAAGCGCGACGAGTTCGTCCTCGACGACGCCACCGTCTACCTCGACGGCAACTCCCTCGGCGCCCTCCCCCGCGCCGTACCCGCCCGGCTGGCCGACGTCGTGGCCCGCGAGTGGGGCGAGCTGCGCATCCGGTCCTGGTCCGAGTCCGGCTGGTGGACCGCGCCGGAACGGGTCGGCGACCGCATCGCGCCGCTCGTCGGCGCCGCGCCGGGCCAGCTCGTGGTCGGCGACTCGACCAGCGTGAACGTCTTCAAGGCCGTCGTCGCCGCCGTCCGCATGGCGCGCGAGGACGCGCCGGGGCGGCACGAGGTGCTGGTCGACGAGGCGACGTTCCCGACCGACGGCTACATCGCGGAGTCCGCGGCCCGTCTCACCGGCGCCACGGTGCGCGCGCTGCCCGCCGCGGAGATGCCCGCGGCGTTCGGCCCGTACACGGCGGTCGCCCTCGTCAACCACGTGGACTACCGCACCGGTCAGCTCAACGACCTGCCCGGCACCACCGCGTACGCGCACCACGCGGGCGCCCGCGTGGTGTGGGACCTGTGCCACAGCGCCGGGGCGCTGCCGGTCGGACTCGACGCGGAGCAGGTCGACTTCGCGGTGGGGTGCACGTACAAGTACCTCAACGGCGGCCCCGGCTCCCCCGCGTACCTCTACGTGCGCCAGCAGCTCCAGGACCGCTTCGACTCCCCGCTGCCCGGCTGGAACTCGCACGCCGACCCGTTCGCGATGGCCCCCGGCTACGTGCCCGCGGACGGTGCCGTACGCGGCCGTGTCGGCACCCCGGACATCCTGTCGCTGCTCGCGCTCGAGGAGGCGCTGACGGTGTGGGACGGCGTCGACATCGCCGCCGTACGCGCCAAGAGCCTCGCGTTGACGGACTTCTTCCTGCGCTGCGTCGGCGCGTACGTGCGCGGCGGCCGTGTCCGCAGCGTCACGCCGGCGGCGCAGCGGCTGCGCGGCAGCCAGATCTCCCTGCGGTGCTCGGACGCG includes:
- a CDS encoding tryptophan 2,3-dioxygenase family protein, yielding MSHDSDVPEDAAQAPALDFAGTTPYEDYVQADVLTHLQHPLSDDPGEMVFLVTTQVMELWFTVIVHEWESAAASLRQDDLPGALAALKRSTYELQSLNASWEPLAHLTPAQFNSYRSALGEGSGFQSAMYRRLEFLLGEKSASMLVPHRGAPRVYGELEKALHEPSLYDEVLRFLARRGEDVPDEVLERDLAARHEPHPAVEAVWARAYAGDQGSDVVRLGEALTEVAELVWRWRNDHLVATRRAMGSKTGTGGSAGVAWLEKRAAKNVFPELWTARSHV
- the kynU gene encoding kynureninase, with the translated sequence MSEPTAHGPTDPAGPTGSAQPPVDLADEAAKLDAGDELAAKRDEFVLDDATVYLDGNSLGALPRAVPARLADVVAREWGELRIRSWSESGWWTAPERVGDRIAPLVGAAPGQLVVGDSTSVNVFKAVVAAVRMAREDAPGRHEVLVDEATFPTDGYIAESAARLTGATVRALPAAEMPAAFGPYTAVALVNHVDYRTGQLNDLPGTTAYAHHAGARVVWDLCHSAGALPVGLDAEQVDFAVGCTYKYLNGGPGSPAYLYVRQQLQDRFDSPLPGWNSHADPFAMAPGYVPADGAVRGRVGTPDILSLLALEEALTVWDGVDIAAVRAKSLALTDFFLRCVGAYVRGGRVRSVTPAAQRLRGSQISLRCSDAETVTAALIERGVIGDFRRPDVLRFGFTPLYTSFGDAERAARALGEVVG